The following coding sequences are from one Saccopteryx bilineata isolate mSacBil1 chromosome 3, mSacBil1_pri_phased_curated, whole genome shotgun sequence window:
- the GCM2 gene encoding chorion-specific transcription factor GCMb — MPREAGQKADCVLFSGMKLTWDINDPQMPQEPAHFDHFCEWPDGYVRFIYHSDEKKAQRHLSGWAMRNTNNHNSHILKKSCLGVVVCARACTLPNGSHLQLRPAICDKARLKQQKKACPNCHSTLELIPCRGHSGYPVTNFWRLDGNAIFFQAKGVHDHPRPESKSETEARRSAVKRQMASFSQTQKKRIRELEAGEDQGNSKHFNSISPLETPEELDIITDTAFPTLGQPCFSFPNSDACKATCDLATCQGDVMPIFQKYPNPIIYLPRPPCSYELAGPSYTNSSPYCTLYKDATNNANDTDWVHLNALQYNIKSYSSFQRTCDFTSKHAWKPALGKPGLEERTDPRLFQATANCPYYNSELPCGYLTTPPPGAQALQTVITTTTKVSYQACQPPVLKYCDEVQEAKSLSGCTYAPENTPMSIYPAGLDLPATVTRAASPSVSVSLKIPGDCRAIRPTVAFPPESAPSRTDRTETWDVCATGLESTISYPDRVSPFFSYDNEDF, encoded by the exons ATGCCGAGGGAAGCCGGGCAGAAGGCGGACTGTGTGCTCTTCAGTGGGATGAAGCTCACTTGGGACATCAACGATCCGCAGATGCCTCAG gaaccAGCCCACTTCGACCACTTCTGTGAGTGGCCAGACGGTTACGTGCGCTTCATCTACCACAGCGACGAGAAGAAGGCACAGCGCCACCTGAGCGGCTGGGCCATGCGCAACACCAACAACCACAACAGCCACATCCTCAAGAAGTCGTGCCTGGGCGTGGTGGTGTGTGCGCGAGCCTGCACCCTGCCCAACGGCTCCCACCTGCAGCTGCGGCCTGCCATCTGCGACAAGGCACGCCTGAAGCAGCAGA AGAAAGCATGCCCCAACTGTCATTCTACTTTGGAACTGATTCCCTGTCGAGGGCACAGCGGGTACCCTGTCACCAACTTCTGGAGGCTTGATGGCAACGCCATATTTTTTCAG GCCAAGGGAGTTCATGATCATCCGAGACCAGAGAGTAAATCGGAGACAGAAGCTAGAAGAAGTGCCGTCAAGAGACAAATGGCCTCTTTTTCCCAAACCCAGAAAAAGAGAATTCGAGAGCTGGAG gCAGGAGAGGATCAAGGCAACAGTAAACATTTCAACAGCATATCTCCCCTGGAAACTCCGGAAGAACTTGATATAATTACTGACACTGCCTTTCCTACTCTAGGGCAGCCTTGCTTTTCCTTCCCAAACTCTGATGCTTGCAAGGCTACCTGTGACCTAGCCACCTGTCAAGGTGACGTAATGCCAATCTTTCAGAAATATCCAAACCCAATAATCTATTTGCCCAGGCCACCTTGCAGCTATGAATTGGCAGGTCCTAGTTATACAAATTCGAGCCCATATTGCACCCTGTATAAAGATGCCACCAATAATGCTAATGACACAGACTGGGTTCATCTGAATGCACTACAATATAACATCAAGTCATATAGCAGCTTCCAGAGAACCTGTGATTTCACCAGTAAACATGCCTGGAAACCAGCTCTTGGAAAACCTGGCCTTGAGGAGAGGACTGACCCCAGACTATTCCAAGCCACGGCCAATTGCCCTTATTATAACTCAGAGCTTCCCTGTGGGTACCTCACAACTCCCCCACCAGGTGCCCAAGCCCTGCAGACTGtgattaccaccaccaccaaagtgTCCTACCAGGCCTGCCAGCCACCAGTTCTGAAATACTGTGATGAAGTGCAGGAAGCTAAGAGTCTTTCAGGATGCACCTATGCTCCTGAAAACACCCCGATGTCCATATATCCAGCAGGCTTGGACCTTCCTGCTACAGTCACCAGGGCAGCCTCTCCATCAGTGTCAGTATCTTTGAAAATTCCAGGAGATTGTAGGGCTATCAGACCCACTGTGGCTTTTCCTCCAGAGTCAGCTCCCTCCAGGACAGACAGAACAGAGACCTGGGATGTGTGTGCCACTGGACTGGAGTCAACAATTAGTTATCCAGATAGAGTTAGTCCATTCTTTAGCTATGACAACGAGGACTTTTAA